In Nicotiana tabacum cultivar K326 chromosome 19, ASM71507v2, whole genome shotgun sequence, one DNA window encodes the following:
- the LOC107806238 gene encoding uncharacterized protein LOC107806238: MDREGGSAGSCYYSVLGIRKDASCSDIRSAYRKLALKWHPDRWAKNPSVAAEAKRRFQKIQEAYSVLSDEDKRSMYDAGFLDLLEEDEGMCDFLHDLMNRMDQNVGAAEESLEDLQRTFVKMFGGDLAKMMDEGNPTVKKRARDSGSNIRAAPKRNTTSYRC, translated from the exons ATGGATCGAGAAGGAGGATCCGCCGGATCTTGCTACTATTCAGTGCTTGGGATTCGTAAGGATGCCTCCTGCTCCGACATTCGCTCAGCTTATCGGAAACTAGCTCTG AAATGGCACCCGGATAGGTGGGCAAAGAATCCGTCGGTAGCGGCAGAAGCGAAACGCCGGTTTCAGAAAATCCAAGAGGCCTACTCAG TTCTCTCCGATGAAGACAAGAGGTCAATGTATGACGCCGGTTTCCTTGATCTACTTGAGGAAGACGAA GGAATGTGTGATTTCCTGCACGATTTGATGAACAGAATGGATCAAAATGTAGGGGCGGCG GAGGAGAGTCTAGAGGATTTGCAGAGGACGTTCGTAAAAATGTTCGGTGGAGATTTAGCAAAGATGATGGATGAGGGAAATCCAACGGTGAAGAAGAGGGCAAGGGATTCAGGTTCCAACATAAGAGCTGCTCCAAAACGCAACACCACCTCTTATCGCTGTTAA